The following are encoded together in the Gloeocapsa sp. DLM2.Bin57 genome:
- a CDS encoding transcriptional regulator, protein MSIISNSDLLQCQPHPVAFDELQGVQARILAPEKAQKMAEFFSLLGDTNRLRILSVLANREMCVCDLAASLEMTESAVSHQLRTLKSMRLVSYEKRGRKVFYRLLDHHVLDLYQSVAEHLDETI, encoded by the coding sequence ATGTCAATAATCTCAAATAGTGACTTACTACAATGTCAGCCTCATCCTGTTGCTTTTGACGAATTACAAGGGGTTCAAGCTAGAATTTTAGCACCTGAGAAAGCTCAAAAAATGGCAGAATTTTTTAGTCTCTTAGGTGATACTAATCGTTTACGTATTTTGTCTGTTTTAGCTAATCGGGAAATGTGCGTCTGTGATTTAGCCGCTTCTCTAGAAATGACTGAGTCTGCGGTTTCTCACCAATTGCGCACTCTTAAATCTATGCGTCTCGTTAGTTACGAAAAAAGAGGACGTAAGGTATTTTATCGCTTATTGGATCATCATGTCTTAGATTTATATCAGTCAGTAGCTGAACATCTCGACGAAACAATCTAA
- the vat gene encoding Vat family streptogramin A O-acetyltransferase, giving the protein MRYPDPNNPHPLEGFPQVCFIKNTIKNPLIMVGDYTYYDDPEDSENFERNVLYHFPFIGDKLIIGKFCAISRGVKFIMNGANHQMSGFSTYPFEIFGNGWEKVTPQAQEYPYKGDTVIGNDVWIGYEAVIMPGVKIGDGTIIGAKSVVTKEVKPYSVVGGNPAKLIRQRFSPEIIKILLEIAWWDWDIVKITNNLEAIVGANIQALQKVT; this is encoded by the coding sequence ATGAGATATCCTGATCCCAATAATCCCCATCCTCTGGAAGGATTTCCTCAAGTATGCTTTATTAAAAATACTATTAAAAATCCTTTGATTATGGTGGGGGATTACACTTATTATGACGATCCCGAAGATTCAGAAAATTTTGAGCGCAACGTCTTATATCATTTTCCTTTTATTGGTGATAAGTTAATTATTGGTAAATTTTGCGCTATTTCCCGAGGAGTAAAATTTATTATGAATGGTGCAAATCATCAAATGTCGGGCTTTTCTACTTATCCTTTTGAAATTTTTGGCAATGGTTGGGAAAAGGTTACCCCACAAGCCCAAGAATATCCCTACAAAGGAGATACAGTCATTGGTAATGATGTTTGGATTGGTTATGAAGCGGTCATCATGCCAGGGGTTAAAATAGGTGATGGTACAATTATCGGCGCTAAATCCGTAGTTACTAAAGAAGTTAAACCCTACTCTGTTGTAGGTGGTAATCCTGCCAAATTAATCAGACAGCGATTTTCTCCAGAAATTATCAAGATTTTGCTAGAGATTGCTTGGTGGGATTGGGATATAGTAAAAATTACCAACAATTTAGAGGCGATCGTCGGTGCGAATATTCAAGCTTTACAAAAGGTTACTTAG